Proteins encoded within one genomic window of Brachybacterium avium:
- the pknB gene encoding Stk1 family PASTA domain-containing Ser/Thr kinase translates to MSSATSTSPGISQLLDDRYRVEELIARGGMATVHRGHDERLDRVVALKIMHPHLAMDEDFRRRFGREARAAARLAHRNVVGVFDQGEDEDRIYLAMELVEGETLRARLVAQERLALRESLEITIQVLQALVAAHEAGIVHRDIKPENILIDHDDLVKVADFGLARATGSNNSSASAALLGTVAYISPEVVTRGHADERSDLYSLGIVLFEMLTGRQPFLGEQPVHIAFQHVHEDIPAPSSLVTGIPRELDSLVTWAAARQVEQRPATAADLLRAVRELAATLPTSVLASRPQVREMTDTSDVPQMTTSLEEVASALDHGPRTFPADLLAPNGDDDPEAGDDGDSSTSPTSLDRARAEDDSAQPAAAPGIGDAEDTGDAEDAEDAEDAEDDDARRVVVLRAPRTPRGRHLPHGARRRSRPMAILAALSLIAALAFGAWAGGDWYLNTGPGADRTVPLVVGTPLADAEGALTAAGLSVSTAEQFDDSVPAGHVISASPSTGSTVKKGADIHVVVSKGEQTFPVPQVVGHGLEDARTEVEALGLELVEDDPVHSETVPEGEVVSQSASADALPAGGEVHIVLSQGRQPLTVPDQTGRSGESARAALEDAGFSVTSAQAHSGSVPRGAVISQSPASGTLFRGDTVHLVTSLGPEMVTVPDVFRAPEADAKATLEGAGFTVEVVHDKGEPAFGLVYEQSAAAGSELEKGSTITLKVF, encoded by the coding sequence GTGAGTTCGGCGACGTCGACTTCCCCCGGCATCAGCCAGCTCCTCGACGACCGTTACCGGGTCGAGGAGCTCATCGCGCGCGGCGGAATGGCGACCGTTCATCGCGGTCACGATGAACGGCTCGACCGCGTGGTCGCGCTGAAGATCATGCACCCCCATCTGGCGATGGACGAGGACTTCCGCCGACGGTTCGGACGGGAGGCGCGAGCGGCCGCTCGCCTGGCCCACCGCAACGTGGTCGGCGTGTTCGACCAGGGCGAGGACGAGGATCGCATCTATCTCGCGATGGAGCTGGTCGAGGGCGAGACCCTCCGGGCCCGCCTCGTCGCCCAGGAGCGGCTCGCCCTCCGCGAGAGCCTCGAGATCACGATCCAGGTGCTGCAGGCGCTGGTGGCCGCGCACGAGGCCGGCATCGTCCATCGCGATATCAAGCCCGAGAACATCCTCATCGACCACGACGATCTGGTGAAGGTCGCCGACTTCGGGCTGGCCCGCGCCACCGGTTCGAACAACTCCTCGGCCAGCGCGGCACTGCTGGGGACGGTCGCCTACATCAGCCCGGAGGTGGTCACCCGCGGGCACGCCGACGAGCGCAGCGATCTGTACTCCCTCGGGATCGTGCTGTTCGAGATGCTCACGGGCCGTCAGCCCTTCCTGGGCGAGCAGCCGGTCCATATCGCGTTCCAGCACGTCCACGAGGACATCCCCGCACCCTCGTCCCTCGTCACCGGCATCCCCCGCGAGCTCGACTCGCTGGTCACCTGGGCCGCCGCACGGCAGGTCGAGCAGCGCCCCGCCACCGCAGCGGACCTGCTGCGTGCGGTGCGGGAGCTCGCTGCGACCCTGCCGACCAGCGTGCTCGCGTCCCGGCCGCAGGTGCGGGAGATGACCGACACCTCCGATGTCCCGCAGATGACCACCTCCCTCGAGGAGGTCGCCTCCGCGCTCGATCACGGTCCGCGCACCTTCCCCGCCGATCTGCTCGCCCCGAACGGGGATGACGACCCGGAAGCGGGCGACGACGGTGACTCCTCCACCTCCCCCACCTCCCTCGACCGAGCGCGGGCCGAGGACGATTCCGCACAGCCGGCCGCCGCGCCGGGGATCGGCGACGCTGAGGACACTGGCGACGCTGAGGACGCTGAGGACGCTGAGGACGCTGAGGACGACGATGCTCGGCGGGTCGTGGTGCTGCGCGCGCCGCGCACGCCCCGCGGGCGCCATCTGCCCCACGGGGCCCGTCGGCGCTCACGGCCGATGGCCATCCTCGCCGCGCTGAGCCTGATCGCCGCGCTCGCGTTCGGCGCCTGGGCAGGCGGCGACTGGTACCTGAACACCGGACCGGGCGCAGATCGGACCGTCCCGCTGGTGGTCGGGACCCCGCTGGCCGACGCCGAGGGCGCACTCACGGCGGCCGGCCTGTCCGTCAGCACCGCTGAGCAGTTCGACGACTCCGTGCCCGCCGGGCACGTCATCTCCGCCTCCCCCTCTACCGGGAGCACCGTCAAGAAGGGTGCCGACATCCACGTGGTCGTCTCCAAGGGGGAGCAGACCTTCCCGGTCCCCCAGGTGGTCGGCCACGGCCTCGAGGACGCCCGCACCGAGGTCGAGGCGCTCGGGCTGGAGCTGGTGGAGGACGATCCGGTGCACTCGGAGACCGTCCCCGAGGGCGAGGTCGTCTCCCAGTCCGCCTCCGCCGATGCGCTCCCCGCAGGCGGCGAGGTGCACATCGTCCTCTCCCAGGGGCGCCAGCCCCTCACGGTCCCCGATCAGACCGGCCGCAGCGGGGAGAGCGCCCGTGCCGCCCTCGAGGACGCCGGCTTCTCGGTCACCAGCGCGCAGGCGCATTCCGGCAGCGTGCCCCGCGGCGCGGTCATCTCCCAGTCCCCCGCCTCCGGAACGCTGTTCCGCGGCGACACCGTCCACCTGGTCACCTCCCTCGGCCCGGAGATGGTGACGGTGCCGGACGTGTTCCGCGCACCCGAGGCGGACGCGAAGGCCACGCTCGAAGGTGCCGGCTTCACGGTCGAGGTCGTGCACGACAAGGGAGAACCGGCCTTCGGGCTGGTCTACGAGCAGTCGGCCGCCGCCGGATCGGAGCTCGAGAAGGGCTCGACCATCACCCTGAAGGTCTTCTGA